The proteins below come from a single Prolixibacter sp. NT017 genomic window:
- a CDS encoding ATP-binding protein, protein MNQNAKTKKELIVELQELQQKYQSLKKEYDKNIAGRKQADLDLQKSEERLREINKTDWVWEVDKNGVYTYTSQTGIDMFGSSPDDIIGKTPFDFMPPEEKERIAPLFAEIVDKKAPIKDMENWVITKDGELRCVLTNGVPILDEKGNLKGYRGVDRDITERKKAEAEIKRMNEELLISNAEKDKFFSIIAHDLRSPFNSFLGLTQVMAENLQDLTMEEIRKFSLTMRDSVSHLYRLLENLLQWSRMQQGMILFNPEIIPLCSIIIDSLDILAEPAQAKEIEITCAIPNNLEVFADVNVVQTIIRNLVSNAIKFTPRGGKVDIAAQVLPDRFIEVSVADTGIGMDREMLDKLFRLDGKVNREGTEGETSTGLGLILCKEFIEKQGGKLWVESEVGKGSVFYFTLPFGEESEKRNLGENGAIVSEPDDEDGNLKVLIVEDDETSELIISIAAKMFGNEIALAKTGEDAVIITRGNPDIDLILMDVQIPGLDGYETTRQIREFNKDVVIIALTGFGFTGEREKAIQAGCNDYFSKPVNKYKLKAVRQKYFSK, encoded by the coding sequence ATGAATCAAAATGCCAAAACCAAAAAGGAACTCATCGTTGAGTTGCAGGAGCTGCAACAGAAATACCAATCGTTAAAGAAGGAATACGACAAAAACATCGCGGGTCGGAAGCAGGCCGATTTGGATTTGCAGAAAAGCGAAGAGCGCCTTCGCGAAATTAACAAGACGGATTGGGTATGGGAGGTCGACAAAAATGGCGTGTATACCTACACGTCGCAAACCGGCATCGATATGTTCGGCTCTTCGCCGGATGATATCATCGGGAAGACCCCGTTTGATTTTATGCCGCCGGAAGAAAAGGAACGCATCGCCCCGCTGTTTGCAGAGATTGTCGACAAAAAAGCTCCCATTAAGGATATGGAGAACTGGGTCATCACCAAAGATGGTGAATTACGCTGCGTTCTCACCAATGGCGTTCCCATTCTCGACGAAAAGGGAAATTTAAAAGGCTACCGGGGCGTCGACCGGGATATCACCGAAAGGAAGAAAGCCGAAGCCGAAATCAAGCGCATGAATGAAGAACTGCTGATTAGCAATGCCGAAAAAGACAAATTCTTCTCCATCATCGCCCACGATTTGCGCAGCCCGTTTAACAGCTTTCTGGGCCTGACCCAGGTTATGGCGGAAAACCTGCAGGACCTGACCATGGAAGAGATACGCAAGTTCTCGTTAACCATGCGCGACTCGGTTTCGCACCTGTACCGCTTGCTCGAAAACCTGTTGCAGTGGTCGCGCATGCAGCAGGGAATGATCCTGTTCAACCCGGAAATCATTCCCCTCTGCTCCATCATCATCGACAGCCTGGATATTTTAGCAGAACCGGCCCAGGCCAAAGAGATTGAGATCACCTGTGCCATCCCCAATAACCTCGAGGTATTCGCCGATGTAAATGTGGTGCAGACCATCATCCGCAACCTGGTTTCCAATGCGATAAAATTCACGCCCCGCGGCGGAAAAGTCGACATTGCAGCCCAGGTATTGCCCGACCGTTTTATCGAAGTATCCGTTGCCGACACGGGAATTGGGATGGACCGGGAGATGCTGGACAAGCTGTTCCGCCTCGACGGGAAAGTCAACCGCGAAGGAACCGAAGGAGAAACCAGCACCGGACTCGGTTTGATTCTCTGCAAGGAGTTCATCGAGAAACAAGGTGGAAAGTTATGGGTGGAGAGTGAGGTAGGAAAAGGCTCTGTCTTCTATTTCACCCTGCCTTTTGGCGAAGAATCGGAAAAGCGCAACCTGGGCGAAAACGGAGCCATTGTTTCCGAACCGGACGATGAAGACGGTAACCTGAAAGTGCTGATTGTTGAAGACGATGAAACATCGGAGTTAATCATATCCATTGCCGCGAAGATGTTTGGCAACGAAATTGCTTTGGCAAAAACCGGTGAGGACGCGGTGATAATTACCCGCGGCAATCCCGATATCGATTTGATTTTGATGGATGTGCAGATACCCGGTTTGGATGGCTACGAGACGACCCGTCAGATACGGGAATTCAACAAAGATGTCGTCATTATCGCCTTAACCGGCTTTGGTTTTACCGGCGAACGCGAGAAAGCCATCCAGGCCGGATGCAACGACTACTTCTCCAAACCGGTGAACAAGTACAAGCTAAAAGCCGTCCGGCAGAAGTATTTCAGTAAATAA
- a CDS encoding TolC family protein: protein MRTIIRHISIIGIIILYFSNSGVSAQPADSIHWNLQDCIQYALKKNVTVRGSELTYQSNTVYADQARANQLPSLNASVNQHFSWSKSNGINDNYAGANSTDYGVNSSLTLFNGSKLTNAIKQADLNLQSSNYDIQTNKETVSLNILNAYLQVLYAQEAVTNAQNQIQSTQGQVELAKEKLSLRVISQSEYLQVKSELASEKLTLANAEKDLAIARLNLMQLMELPVTDNFHVVRPVLDSLVNQQRSPNPQDVYLKALGFKPEVKSVELNKQSAALDVNIAKAGYLPKLSLDAGVNTGYSSLLTGSGYSTQLSDKLTPSVGLSLSIPIFDNKQVKSNVELAQIGTQNAELQEIDVKNQLRKEIEQACTDVKSAQIQYEASVEKYDAANESYLVAEEKFRQGLINSVDFLVQKTNQITAQSNLLQSKYTLIFDYKILDFYSGIPLTL, encoded by the coding sequence ATGAGAACAATCATCAGGCATATTTCCATCATCGGAATCATCATCCTGTATTTCTCCAATTCGGGTGTTTCGGCGCAACCGGCCGACTCGATCCACTGGAATTTGCAGGACTGTATTCAGTATGCATTGAAAAAGAATGTCACCGTGCGGGGGAGTGAGCTAACCTACCAAAGCAACACAGTTTATGCCGACCAGGCAAGAGCTAATCAGCTGCCATCCCTCAATGCATCGGTCAATCAGCATTTCAGCTGGAGCAAGAGCAACGGCATTAACGATAATTACGCAGGGGCCAACAGCACCGACTACGGTGTGAACTCCAGTCTGACGCTCTTCAACGGCTCGAAGCTGACCAATGCCATCAAGCAGGCCGATTTGAACCTGCAAAGCAGCAACTACGATATTCAGACCAATAAGGAGACCGTGAGCCTGAATATTCTGAACGCCTATCTGCAGGTGCTCTATGCGCAGGAAGCCGTGACCAATGCCCAAAACCAGATTCAGTCGACACAGGGGCAGGTAGAACTGGCCAAGGAAAAGCTATCGCTCCGGGTGATTTCCCAGTCGGAATACCTGCAGGTGAAATCGGAGCTGGCCAGTGAGAAACTGACGTTGGCGAACGCCGAAAAGGATTTGGCCATTGCCCGCCTGAACCTGATGCAGCTGATGGAGCTTCCGGTTACCGATAACTTCCACGTGGTGCGCCCGGTGCTCGATTCGCTGGTCAATCAGCAACGCAGCCCCAATCCGCAGGATGTTTACCTGAAAGCCCTGGGTTTTAAACCCGAAGTGAAAAGTGTGGAGCTGAACAAGCAGAGCGCTGCCCTTGACGTGAACATCGCCAAAGCGGGATATCTACCCAAACTGTCGTTGGATGCCGGAGTTAATACGGGTTATTCGAGCCTGCTGACCGGTTCGGGTTACAGCACCCAGCTCAGCGATAAGCTGACGCCTTCGGTGGGACTGAGCCTGTCCATCCCGATATTCGATAACAAGCAGGTCAAGTCGAATGTAGAGCTGGCGCAAATCGGGACACAGAATGCCGAGCTACAGGAAATCGATGTGAAAAACCAGTTGCGGAAAGAGATTGAGCAGGCCTGTACCGACGTGAAATCGGCACAGATTCAGTACGAAGCCAGCGTGGAGAAATACGACGCAGCCAATGAGTCGTACCTGGTGGCCGAAGAAAAGTTTCGCCAGGGACTTATCAACTCGGTGGATTTCCTGGTACAGAAAACCAATCAGATTACCGCTCAGAGCAATCTGCTGCAATCGAAATACACCCTGATATTCGACTATAAAATCCTCGATTTCTATTCGGGAATACCGTTAACCCTATAA
- a CDS encoding efflux RND transporter periplasmic adaptor subunit, with translation MKKKTIIIISAIAVIAIGGLLVSNVMKDKDKTIDFKTATADTGYLSNTVTATGTLQAIQTVEVGTQVSGRIKKLYVDFNSHVKKGEVLAKIDEEPLRLSLDQARATLDNAKAELKYQKANYERLKPLYEKQLISQTDYDQAVYNYEQAKANVISAQSGYDKSKTNLDYATIYSPIDGVVLNRAVDEGQTVAASFNTPTLFTIANDLTQMQVEANVDEADIGQVRDGQRVEFTVDAYPDMKFAGTVTEIRLEPVTTNNVVTFTVIISAPNPDKKLLPGMTASATIFVKESNDALKVPVQALLFKPDPKLMQAYMSQLPENDRPRKAAMAIEPNKGKTLSPSGEKQDENGQKEQHVWVKDGVMLHPVTVKTGINDGTDVQILSGLKKGEKVVLSMSEKKLADNSSEEARSPFMPTPPGRRNKNKK, from the coding sequence ATGAAAAAGAAGACTATAATTATTATATCGGCCATTGCGGTGATTGCCATAGGCGGGCTGCTGGTGAGCAATGTCATGAAAGACAAGGATAAAACCATCGATTTCAAGACGGCTACGGCCGACACCGGTTACCTCAGCAATACGGTAACCGCCACCGGAACCCTTCAGGCCATTCAAACAGTAGAAGTCGGTACGCAGGTTTCGGGCCGCATCAAAAAACTGTATGTCGATTTTAACTCGCATGTAAAAAAAGGAGAGGTGCTGGCCAAAATCGATGAAGAACCATTACGGCTTTCGCTTGACCAGGCCCGGGCTACGCTCGACAATGCAAAAGCGGAACTGAAATACCAAAAGGCCAACTACGAACGGCTGAAACCCTTATACGAGAAACAACTGATTTCGCAAACCGATTACGACCAGGCGGTCTACAATTACGAGCAGGCCAAAGCCAACGTCATCAGCGCTCAATCGGGGTACGACAAAAGTAAGACGAACCTCGATTACGCGACGATTTATTCGCCCATTGATGGCGTCGTACTCAACCGTGCCGTTGACGAAGGGCAGACCGTTGCCGCCAGTTTCAACACCCCGACGCTGTTCACTATCGCCAACGACCTCACACAAATGCAGGTGGAAGCCAACGTGGACGAAGCCGATATTGGCCAGGTGCGGGACGGTCAGCGGGTGGAATTCACGGTAGACGCTTACCCTGATATGAAATTCGCGGGTACGGTAACCGAAATACGATTAGAGCCGGTGACGACCAATAACGTGGTAACATTTACCGTTATCATCTCGGCTCCTAACCCCGACAAGAAATTGCTGCCGGGAATGACGGCCAGCGCCACCATCTTCGTAAAGGAATCGAACGATGCACTAAAAGTTCCGGTCCAGGCACTATTGTTCAAACCCGATCCAAAGTTGATGCAGGCCTACATGAGCCAACTTCCTGAAAACGACCGTCCGCGTAAAGCAGCGATGGCAATTGAACCCAACAAAGGGAAAACCTTGTCACCTTCCGGTGAAAAACAGGACGAAAACGGACAGAAAGAGCAACATGTATGGGTGAAAGATGGTGTGATGCTCCATCCGGTAACCGTAAAAACCGGCATCAACGACGGAACCGATGTGCAGATTCTTTCCGGTCTGAAAAAAGGAGAAAAGGTCGTACTGTCGATGAGTGAGAAGAAACTGGCAGACAATTCATCGGAAGAAGCCAGGAGTCCGTTCATGCCGACACCTCCGGGGCGACGAAACAAGAATAAAAAGTAA
- a CDS encoding ABC transporter ATP-binding protein, which produces MENNTIIQVNQLHKDFHVGEVTVRALRGIDMEIRKGEFVAIMGASGSGKSTMLNILGCLEKPSSGDYQLDGINMGDLNRNELAGLRNRKLGFVFQAYNLLPRTSALENVELPLYYNSKVSSKERKERAKEALNAVGLSDRMHHMPNQLSGGQQQRVAIARSLVNDPVVILADEATGNLDTRTSYEIMALFQDLNDKGKTIVFVTHEPDIARFTTRNIVFRDGLIKGEHPVTDRLSAQEMLDNLPPDEDVDVSL; this is translated from the coding sequence ATGGAAAACAACACCATCATACAGGTCAATCAGTTGCACAAGGATTTTCATGTGGGAGAAGTGACCGTGCGCGCCTTACGGGGAATCGATATGGAGATTCGCAAAGGAGAGTTTGTCGCTATCATGGGAGCCAGCGGTTCAGGTAAATCGACGATGCTGAACATCCTGGGGTGTCTCGAAAAGCCGAGTTCGGGCGATTATCAGCTCGATGGCATCAATATGGGCGATCTGAATCGGAATGAGCTGGCGGGTTTGCGGAACCGGAAGCTGGGCTTCGTCTTTCAGGCCTATAACCTGCTACCGCGAACCTCGGCGCTGGAGAACGTGGAACTCCCGTTGTATTACAACAGCAAAGTGAGCAGTAAAGAGCGGAAAGAACGCGCGAAGGAGGCACTGAATGCCGTAGGACTGAGCGACCGGATGCACCACATGCCCAATCAGCTGTCGGGCGGACAGCAACAGCGGGTCGCCATTGCCAGGTCGCTGGTGAACGACCCGGTCGTGATTCTGGCCGACGAGGCCACCGGTAACCTCGATACCCGTACTTCTTACGAAATTATGGCCCTTTTCCAGGATCTGAACGACAAGGGCAAAACCATTGTCTTTGTAACGCACGAACCGGACATTGCCCGCTTTACCACGCGGAACATTGTTTTCCGCGATGGCCTGATCAAAGGCGAACATCCGGTGACTGACCGGCTGAGCGCGCAGGAAATGCTGGATAACCTTCCTCCCGACGAGGATGTGGATGTTTCACTTTAA
- a CDS encoding ABC transporter permease: MNISNLFKIAINALRRNKFRAFLTMLGIIIGVASVIAMLAIGEGSKRSIQQQMSSMGTNLIQVMPASQERGGVQLGNSNAESLTLKDITAIEKSCPDVVAVSPELRASGQVVYGNENWPTSIFGINDQYLNIKKYDLSSGRMFTESEIKTMGKVCLVGQTVVEKLFGKDANPVGQNIRFNKVPMKIIGVLAAKGENSFGRDQDDIIMAPYTTVQKRILAIDYIQGISMSAASEQKADVAITEVENALRKSHQLTGNDNDDFRVFSQSELVSTFSSISNVLTALLGAIAGISLLVGGIGIMNIMYVSVTERTREIGLRMSIGGRGIDILMQFLIESVLLSVIGGILGIILGYLASNLVGSIMGWPVYVMSSSVILSFLVCSAIGIFFGWYPARKAAGLNPIDALRYE; the protein is encoded by the coding sequence ATGAATATTTCCAATCTATTCAAAATAGCCATCAATGCCTTGCGAAGAAACAAATTCAGGGCATTCTTAACCATGCTGGGTATCATCATCGGGGTGGCCTCGGTGATTGCCATGCTGGCCATTGGCGAAGGTTCGAAGCGAAGCATCCAGCAGCAGATGTCGTCCATGGGAACCAACCTCATCCAGGTGATGCCTGCTTCCCAGGAAAGAGGAGGCGTGCAGCTGGGAAACTCGAATGCGGAGTCGCTGACACTAAAAGATATTACCGCGATAGAGAAAAGTTGCCCCGATGTTGTAGCCGTTTCGCCCGAACTGCGGGCCAGCGGCCAGGTGGTGTATGGCAACGAAAACTGGCCGACATCGATATTTGGTATCAATGACCAGTACCTGAACATCAAAAAGTACGACCTGTCGAGCGGACGTATGTTCACCGAAAGCGAAATCAAAACCATGGGTAAAGTCTGCCTGGTAGGACAAACGGTGGTAGAAAAGCTTTTTGGGAAAGATGCCAACCCGGTAGGACAAAATATCCGTTTCAACAAAGTCCCGATGAAGATCATTGGTGTATTGGCCGCAAAGGGCGAGAACTCGTTCGGCCGTGACCAGGATGATATCATCATGGCGCCTTACACGACCGTGCAGAAGCGAATTCTGGCCATCGACTATATTCAGGGAATCAGCATGTCGGCCGCCAGCGAACAAAAAGCCGATGTAGCCATCACGGAAGTGGAAAACGCCTTGCGCAAATCACATCAGCTGACCGGCAACGACAACGATGACTTCCGGGTATTCTCCCAATCGGAACTGGTGAGTACCTTTTCATCCATCAGTAATGTACTGACAGCCCTGCTTGGTGCCATCGCCGGCATTTCGCTGTTGGTGGGCGGTATCGGTATCATGAACATCATGTATGTGTCGGTGACCGAACGTACCCGTGAAATCGGGCTGCGGATGTCCATCGGCGGCCGCGGTATCGATATCCTGATGCAGTTCCTCATCGAATCGGTTCTGCTGAGTGTCATCGGGGGAATACTGGGGATTATACTGGGCTACCTGGCTTCCAATCTGGTCGGTTCCATCATGGGGTGGCCGGTGTATGTGATGTCTAGCTCGGTGATTCTGTCGTTCCTGGTCTGTTCCGCTATCGGAATCTTCTTCGGTTGGTATCCGGCCCGTAAGGCTGCCGGCTTAAATCCGATTGATGCCCTCCGGTATGAGTAA
- a CDS encoding sensor histidine kinase — MKRKVLSGNRLHILLHVLAWIFLFFLPQYLMMLAWGRSGMMSGRLYFNTAVYAAVFYINYIWLIPRFFLKDRKWMYFLLISVMVFALYWVSDWGNHLLVTADEQRFMEAMREIWKKNNFPKPPPREFHIYIYLVTSILVSGFAMGLRVMGKLAKNEAERKDLEKAKLNSELALLKSQISPHFFFNTMNNIYSLISLNQNDAGEAVLKLSHMMRYLLYESESELIPLEREISFMRNYFDLMKLRINEKVTVNVSFPEETQSIDVSPLLFIPFIENAFKHGISYREKSFIDIVLQVDEGKINFMCRNSKVLSGKLKEKESGIGLENARKRLKLLYPGKHKLEIDEDDEMFRVLLTIQISES; from the coding sequence ATGAAACGAAAAGTACTTTCCGGTAATCGCCTGCATATTTTGTTGCATGTGCTGGCCTGGATTTTCCTCTTCTTCCTGCCACAGTACCTGATGATGCTGGCCTGGGGGCGCAGCGGAATGATGTCGGGACGGCTTTACTTCAACACGGCGGTGTATGCAGCAGTGTTTTACATCAATTACATCTGGCTGATTCCCCGGTTCTTCCTGAAAGACCGGAAATGGATGTACTTTCTGCTGATATCGGTTATGGTTTTTGCACTTTACTGGGTGAGCGACTGGGGAAATCACCTGTTGGTGACGGCAGATGAGCAACGGTTCATGGAGGCCATGCGGGAAATCTGGAAGAAGAATAACTTCCCGAAACCACCGCCACGGGAATTCCATATTTACATTTATTTAGTGACGAGCATACTTGTTTCGGGATTTGCTATGGGGCTGCGGGTAATGGGTAAACTGGCAAAGAATGAAGCAGAACGAAAAGATTTGGAAAAAGCTAAGCTGAATTCCGAATTGGCCCTGCTGAAAAGCCAGATTAGTCCGCATTTCTTCTTCAATACCATGAACAATATCTATTCGTTGATCAGCCTCAATCAGAACGATGCGGGAGAGGCAGTACTGAAACTCTCGCACATGATGCGGTACTTGTTGTACGAATCGGAGAGCGAGTTAATCCCATTGGAAAGAGAGATTAGCTTCATGCGTAACTATTTCGACTTAATGAAATTGCGCATCAACGAAAAGGTAACCGTCAATGTTTCGTTTCCGGAAGAGACCCAAAGTATCGACGTGTCGCCATTGTTGTTTATTCCGTTCATCGAAAACGCTTTTAAGCACGGTATCAGCTACCGCGAAAAATCATTCATCGACATCGTACTGCAGGTTGATGAAGGGAAGATTAATTTCATGTGCCGGAACAGCAAAGTGCTTTCCGGGAAACTGAAAGAAAAGGAGTCAGGGATAGGTCTGGAAAATGCCCGGAAACGCCTGAAGCTGCTTTACCCGGGAAAACATAAACTGGAAATCGATGAGGATGATGAGATGTTCCGGGTACTGCTAACTATTCAGATTAGCGAGTCTTAA
- a CDS encoding LytTR family DNA-binding domain-containing protein, with protein sequence MNLRVIAIDDEPLALQLIKGYIQKTPFLELVNTFDNPLDAMEFLAHEQVDLLFLDIHMPDLSGTEFTRTLTSPPKIIFTTAYEKYALEGFKLNAVDYLLKPFSYEEFLKAAIKAQNMFNLEHQAHTQIEANNEYLFIKSEYKIRRINFDNILYIEGLKDYIKVHVQNEAKPILSLNSLKALDAKLPEDLFMRVHRSYIVNLAKIETIERNRIVFGKVYIPVSDQYKEKFQEFLDKNFL encoded by the coding sequence ATGAATCTGCGGGTCATAGCTATCGATGACGAACCTCTTGCCCTGCAACTGATCAAGGGCTACATTCAGAAAACACCGTTCCTGGAACTGGTGAATACGTTCGACAATCCGCTCGATGCCATGGAATTTTTGGCACACGAGCAGGTCGACCTGTTGTTTCTCGATATTCACATGCCCGACTTATCGGGAACCGAGTTTACCCGCACATTGACTTCTCCGCCTAAAATCATCTTCACCACCGCCTATGAAAAATATGCGTTGGAAGGTTTTAAACTGAATGCGGTCGATTACCTGCTGAAACCTTTCAGCTATGAGGAATTCCTGAAGGCCGCTATCAAAGCGCAGAATATGTTCAACCTGGAGCACCAGGCGCATACGCAAATCGAGGCCAACAATGAATATCTTTTTATCAAGTCAGAATACAAGATCCGGCGCATTAACTTCGATAATATCCTGTATATCGAAGGCCTGAAAGATTATATCAAAGTGCACGTACAGAATGAAGCCAAACCCATTCTGTCACTCAACTCCCTCAAAGCACTGGATGCCAAGTTGCCCGAGGACCTCTTCATGCGGGTACACCGCTCGTACATTGTCAACCTGGCAAAAATCGAAACCATCGAACGAAACCGCATCGTTTTTGGTAAAGTCTACATCCCGGTAAGCGACCAGTACAAAGAGAAATTTCAGGAATTTCTCGATAAGAATTTTCTGTAG